Within Natronocella acetinitrilica, the genomic segment TTTCCCCTAAGACGGATATTCACGGACGCTACCCCCGCGAGGTGGCCTGGCTTCGGCAGTGTTACAAGGCGGGCAGTTACCTGGGTTCGGCCTGTTCCGGCGCCTTGCTGCTGGCCGAAGCGGGGCTGCTGGACGGGCGCGATGCCACGACCCACTGGGGCTACTGCGACAGTCTCGCCCGCCGCTATCCCACGGTGCGGGTCCATCCGCGCCAGGCATTGGTGACCACTGGCGAGGGCGGACGCATTGTCATGGTAGGTGGAGGCTCTTCCTGGCAGGATCTGGCGCTGTTCCTGATCGCCCGGCTGGTTGGGCTTGAGCGGGCACTGCAAGTGGCAAAACTCTATCTCATCGACTGGCACCACGTAGGCCAGCAGCCATACGCTTTGCTCACGCGGCACGTGCAGACAGAGGACGCCACGATCGCGCGGTGCCAACAGTGGCTAGTCGAGCATTATGACCAGGCCCATCCAGTGGCAGAGATGACGCGAATAAGTGGTCTGTCGGAACGGTCCTTCAAGCGTCGGTTTCGGCAAGCTACAGGTCTGTCGCCCATGGTTTACGTCCAGAACCTGCGTCTGGAAGAGGCCAAGCAGTCCTTGGAATCCAGTGATGAGCCGGTGGAGTTGGTAGCTGTAGCCGTGGGCTATGAGGACGCAAGTTTCTTCAGCCGCCTGTTCCGGCAGCGGGTAGGGCTGACACCTGCGCAATACCGCCGCCGCTTCGGCGGTCTCCGACGAGTTCTGGCGGCGGAAGCAGCGTCTCCCTGAGAGTCATCAGCTGACGGGTGACGAGACTGAATTCGGGACCGTCTGTTCGATAATGAGCGGGTGCCACAAATTTTCAGACCCTGAAAACTGCGATGAATACGCAATGAGCAGA encodes:
- a CDS encoding GlxA family transcriptional regulator codes for the protein MPEKQNHLRIAFLTLPESTGSTLYGMYDLFAAVDRDWGLITTGRPASSPFQPATVAASVGGFCMANGVHVLPDLSLEEAGTPEVVCVPELMVSPKTDIHGRYPREVAWLRQCYKAGSYLGSACSGALLLAEAGLLDGRDATTHWGYCDSLARRYPTVRVHPRQALVTTGEGGRIVMVGGGSSWQDLALFLIARLVGLERALQVAKLYLIDWHHVGQQPYALLTRHVQTEDATIARCQQWLVEHYDQAHPVAEMTRISGLSERSFKRRFRQATGLSPMVYVQNLRLEEAKQSLESSDEPVELVAVAVGYEDASFFSRLFRQRVGLTPAQYRRRFGGLRRVLAAEAASP